ATTTCATGTATGTCTCATATATTCTCAAACCGTTATTGTTCATCTCATGTATGTTTAAACTTTAGGCATGCATCTCAAATGCTTCTTCTAGGCATCCTTGCTTTCTCATACAGATAAAAATAGGGAACAACAAGTTAATATTGGTGAATTCTGCATCCATGAATAATTATGCTACAAGTGGCTTTTCTTCAATTTGATAGTAAAGACCCTTTATTCCAATCTTTGCAGGCAGTTAGCGTCACAAAGTCCACCTTTTCCTCTATTTGAGATTTATTTAACTGTGAAAAATGGAGAATACAAGCAACAGGTACTGTGCGTGATTTTACAAATTCCGCCTCTTAATTATGCATATTCTGAGTTGCTTTTCATTATAAATCTGCTCCTTTAAAGTTTTCTTAGTAATTAGGTTTCTCTGAGCACCATATTGACTTTGCTTTCATTCTTTTCGGAAGTTGAGGGTATATATTATGaagacacaaaaaaaagaaagaaaaatcaaacaACAGATATaagtgaaaaatagaaaaagtatCAGAAAAAAAGATGTGTTAACATGGATTTACTTGCCATGGTACTGGCTGGCTAGCTGGCTATCAGCATGGCTTGTGCTGTGGGACTTACAGTGCTGACAGTTTGGATGGCACGCTCGTATGCAGAGCCCCTTCGTAAATGCTGACTTGCATGGAGTGATACGTCCTTGCCTTACAGGAAACATAAGAGGCGAAATGAAGTAGAATTAAAGGTTTACATAATATTTGTGAAATAGTAATTTGAACCTCTGACATTAAAAAACATGCCATAGAGCAAACAGTTACTAACTTGATAACAAAATGCTACAATTAACCAATAACTTCTATTGAATATAATTTCATGCCAATCTCCCTGTTAAGTGACTTTAAATTTGTAACTCAATCAAGGGATCTATGTGTAACATCGCTCCCCGTGCTGTATGGTCTCTAATGGAATAGTCAGTTTGGCATGTTTTGGCTAAGCCTACGCTGCTTGCTTCCAAGCATTCTCTTGGGAGATTTAGTCATTATACTAATGCAATACGTAAAGTGGTCACCGTGTTGTGGTGTTCATGGCTAGGCCTCCTCTAGACGTGCACAACAACTGACGTCAATATAATGTGCAAGATGATTGTCGTTATAAATGAAAGATAATTTGTGGTgtccaaaatatttttcattctaTTACATATCTTTTATGACGTGTCCTATGAAATAGTTGTGATTTTGAAAGTTACTAACGATTATCTGTGTGGATAAAATCTTAGTGGAAATTATGTTAATTCTTTTGCAATTTAGTTAGTGTTGAACATCACTTTGTCCGCTATGCTTATTTCAGTTGCATATTGCTGGATCTTTATACATGAAATTATTCCTTACTTGACCTTCTGCTGACGTTGCTATCCGCATATTTCTCAGGCAGTGTACTTGAAACCGATTAGTACTGATTCTGGCAAGTTCCAGCAAACTTCCACAGAGAAATCAGATATTGGCAGTGTAGACTCACTAGATAGTTTGTTAGAAGGAAAAAGTGATCTATTCACTGAAGAGAGGGATGATGATTCTGATTTGGCTGGTCTGGCTGGTCTCCAAAATGTGCCCCGAGATATGATTCCTGTTTTTAAGGTCAAGGTCTTAAAAGTGGTATCATCAGGCAAAGTAGACAAAGATTTTATTTCTAAGATTATTGATCAGATTctggaggaagaagatgatgatgacaaCGATGATACCGATTTAGAAAGTTCGGATCGAGAAGATATTGGAGATGAGAATAAGACTGAAGAACTGGGAACTGATGCTCGAGAGGCAACTAATGCTACTGAGGACCAAACCGGAGCAACAACAAAATTGTCAGTCAGTGTTGTTAAGCAAGAAGATGTGTTGCGTAGGAGGATAGTTCAAGTGCCGGCTAGGCTTGAGAAAAGGAATAATTTATCATTTTCCTTCTACATTGAGGATGATGGTGAGCAGCACAAAACTGGCAGGAAAAGGCGTGTTTCACAAAATAAAATTGCTCCACATTCAGTCCAGCATGACTCTGAGCTTGTTATTCCTGATCTTGCTAAGGTTATTGGCAGCAAGAAAAAAGTATCTTTAAAGGTTAGTAAACTTccttcctgcttttccttttcTGCTAAGATTATGGGGCTTTTTTAAAAACTGAATAGTAATGGCTTTTGGATCATTTCGTAAGACTGCTTTATTGTCTTTAATCGGGTCTTTTGATAGTACTCTGCATTTTTACTGTTTATTGCATGGTACAATGCATGGACAGTATTAGAGGTGAGGGCAACTTCAGTACTTGGGATGTATTTACAGTGTATAGTAAATTGTGACATTGATCTCCCTTCTTTTGGTTCTTGACTTCAACTAGTATTTGGCTACGTAATTGTCTATGGGATGCTTCctcaaataaaatcaaatgatTGCCTCTTGATTTATAAGAGCATGAGGAGGTACTGACAGAGTAGACCAATGTTGCAGGGTGTAAAATGTGTAGATTGTAATTATGTAGGTATGAATAATCTTGTGAAACTTTAGTAGAATTAAAATATTGTGATTAAGTAGAAACAGAAAATTTCTACTACAATTTGGGAAAGCTAAAAGTGTAAGCTGAATTAATGTGACCAATTTTCATTCTCTAACTGtattttcacaataggaattTACGTGATCCTAGATAACTATTTATTCTTGATGAACAATTTATTTAACTATTGCTTATGTCTATCTTTTTTGATTAGTTCTCTTATATTTGAGATATGGTTATtcgttattcaaaaaattaccgTTCAAGCATTTACTTGCTATGGAATGAGCAGGTATCTTGACCAACCAATACCATAACCGAAAGCAAGGGTCAAGGCGGAGTAAATTGGCTTTCAAAAGATAGTGTGATTTTTGTAAAAATCAGAATGCATATTTTTCAAGTTATCCCTTGGAAGTAACATTGCAATTAACCTGTTGCAGATATTTAAAGGTGATCGGAAATCGAGCAGTAATAAAGTGAAAGAGAAGGCCCATCGACCACTTTCTGGAGCAATTCATTTTAACCGCATCATGTTACCACAAACTTCAGATCCTCTTAGTGGTATTTCACTGGATAACACTCTTATCTGATTTCTGTTGTTGCTAAAACAAGTTATTTAACTGAAAAATATTACTATTGTAGGCCTGTATATGGGTACATATGGAATTAACTCTGAAGTCCTCCATTTGAGACGCAAGTTTGGTAGCTGGCAAGAGGATGAGGCATCTCAGAAACAAAGGGATTTAGAATTTTACGAGTATGTTGAAGCCATCAGGTTAACTGGGGACCGCAATATACCAGCCGGTCAGGTATTATTTTCGTCTCGAACAAATCATCTTTTAAGAAGTAATACCAGCTGGTCAGGTATTTCTTGTCTCAAACAAATCATCTTTTAAGAAGTAATACGGTAAAGGGTGTTTATGAAGGATGCCTGTCTTACTGTAATGCTGGAAGTATGCATACTTTATGTAGCTATTACTATATTGCATATATTTAAAGGATGATATGTTGAATTCTAGAGAGGTGTACTGTGCCATATATTAGTATTTTGTAcccatttttttattcttctgaGTTTGGAAAGAAGAAACAACAAAGGCTTGAATATTAGCGGATGCATGCTTACATTAATCagctaattatatattttctttcgaATTAtgtataatatcaaaattatctGCACTTGCTTCGTAACACTTTGCTGTTGGTGAAAATCTGTATCAAGTTCCAAAAGAAGGGTAATGAGTTAAAAGCATGCTCGACATGTAGTTTTGACCTAATGGGTTCAACAGGTTGTCTTTCGTGCAAAAGTTGGCAAGCAAAATCAGCTTCCTCACGAGGGGATAATCCCAAAAGAACTCGGAGTGGtacttttatattctttttcctGTTTTTCGTTTTTAGTCATCTCTACTTGTATTCAGGTATATGCTAATTGGTAAGTGTAACTCAGGTTGCTAGATATAGAGGACAAGGAAGGATTTCTGATCCTGAATTTAAAAACCCTCATTGGGTTGATGGTGACCTCCTGATTCTTGATGGGAAGGTATCTATCTTCCTTATTAACTATCTGTTTGTTTGCCTTCTTATGAGGCATAATTTCATGTAATGCCGCATTGAATTTTGCAGTTCATCAAAGAGGGCCCTGTTATTGCCTTCTTCTACTGGGCGCCTAATTTCCATCTCTTTGAATTTTTCAACCGGTTGAGTCTTCCTACCTAGATTACTACTGCATTGAGGAGGTGAAGACGACTCGTATTGCAGAGTCAGAGGTACATGCATCCAAAATTTTTGACATCTAACGTTTACACAACTGCAATTATATGATTTAATCTGTTTAGGAATATGGTAAGGAGAAAAGCTATGTGAAGTTATGGAGTCatgatttctcttttttttgcttgtaTCATGATATTTACATCAACATATGAGGTGAAACATCAAGTTTCTCCTCGAGTTCTATAGCTTACCTAATTTTGCAAACTTTGCATATATGGTTTTTAATTTGGcgaccgaaaaaaaaaaagaagaaaagatagtagcaacttttaatttttgggtttcttttgttttcttttgaaagGTGCAAGCTAACAAAATCAAGAACTAAAGAATCCATCCTCGCGCATCTTCAACCGCATAGAACTtgaaggaaagaagaaaacatTGACAATTGCCAGACTAGCATTCATTTCTAACTTATTCCCTGTgatcttatttattattttacttgtGGCCTTTGTGTTACATGTGTGATTTTCTGCTTTGATTTGTTGAATTGCTCTGCTGCTTCTCTGCATCCCTTAGTCAAGTTAAACTTGACCATCACTTAATAGACCTCGCCACCGCGATCTCAATTTGATCCTCTGTAGTTTCTTTTATCCTCGTTTTTGGCTTTTGTCAACTGAGTTATCAATTTTAGGAACAGGTTTTTGGTGGATCGGCCCTCGGAAATTCTTTATCCTTCATGTGATAAGGAAAGCGCAGATATGCGGATCTACTTCGTCGGCCTTTTTGTCCATCTATTGTAcagtttaaattaaataaattacatgCTCAATGAGCATGACCTACTACATTCATTtgaggtgtttttttttttttttcctttgtccTTACTGGAAAAGAGCAGCtgtatgaatatgaatgaaatTTTCCTGTGAGACAGTCAATTTATTACACATAACGTAACTCTAGCTGGATATTGTTTCCTTAttcctttattttaaaatttatttttccttttctgatgCTTTGCCTTCGAATGTTTCCCGTTCATTATTTGTACTTCTGTTTATTTCTCTCATTCGGGCGGTGAAAGTGTGGGATTCGTGCAGGAACTATGATGTTCTGTAGCGCCAAAGACTTCGAGCAATCGCCGGTGAGCCATTCTGCGATTCGGAGAAGCATGTCGCCACCATTTGGCAGAATGAGGTAACAACCTGCTACATGATCAATACATTTTTCTACGATCTTCTCTGCTTGGAGGTGCACTGAAGTAGGACTCAGAACTGTTTAAACTGATTTGGTACATCACTTTTATTAATGTTTAATAATCATTCTCATCAGATGATGAGAACACAACAAATCTGATCATTCACATGCACTCGAACGAAAATCAGTCACCCCAGGCACTCTCCGGGGAGTTGCACGAACCGGGCCGAGTCCCTGCAGTAGTCGTACACCAGGTGCTTGGCTCGGACCCACTTGAGCTGGCGCCGCTGGTGGGGGCTGAGCCCGCTCATCTCGGGCGCGTCCCACCAGTGCGCGGCCTCCTCCCCCGGCCCCGGCTCCGGCGAGCCGGCGTCGATGTCGAGGGCGCGGAAGGCGGAGACGAAGGGGCCGTGGGACCAGTTGGTCTTGACCCGCCCGCCCTGCGTGGCCCAGTCGTTGGCGTTCCACACCGACGCATACACGCCCATTGGCTGGGATTTGGGGAACGGGATCCCCTGCAGCTCCTTGTTTGGGAACATCCTGATGGGGATCCCATCCACCAGGAACCTGTCGAAAAAGAATATTTACTGCTATTTACTAATATAATATTAGGCGCACTGCTGTAAAGCAGTACTTTCAGAAAGAGCAATGCTATTTCTATATCCAAAAGTGAGCGTAGATTTTGTGCCTTTATCATTAAGGGCCAACTTTTCCGTACGTGTTTCatcactttatatttttattaataccAACCAACATAAATTCTTGTATTGTAAACGTAAGATTTATACATACACTTGTGCTATATGAAcccataaaaattataatttaaacatATTAGTTCTTTCATTCATTACCTGTTTTCATAATACGGCTAATTTGAAACAAAGTCTTAGTTTACAGTATACTTTAGCGGCCGACGATGAAACACGAATACAGTCGAaagtagaagcagaagcttaTGCAAAAGAAGCGAGCAGAATTGTTATAAAGACAGTTAGAAGTACCTGACATGGTAACGGTTCCATAGGATGGAATAAGTGTGGAAGTCGGCCGTGGGGTCGAACCACAGGGAGTGGCGCTGCTCGCGGTTTCCGGTGCCGTCGGCGTAGACGTTGGTCTGG
This genomic window from Ananas comosus cultivar F153 linkage group 3, ASM154086v1, whole genome shotgun sequence contains:
- the LOC109707442 gene encoding protein EXECUTER 1, chloroplastic encodes the protein MASVRVLPLPIPSSSSSSSDANPSKVVPYRNPRFLSKPPRPAPLPLLATSRASSSSSRVPDPLVHRCRASPSASSSSSSGDDSERRWRWDSLLQDAVRNAVRRLEEYLSSYWNASAKSGAAAGAGKEGEKGQEGLKKGEEEEGNDAEVEEEEAEKEEDEDGNWSWERWKRHFAEVEESERLVSALKSQLRAATAMEDYEGAEELKLAIIAALRNDSVGGAFSDLSRAVNEERYGDAAYIRDHAGTGLLGWWYGISENAADPYGRIICISAEHGRYVAKSYHSRQLASQSPPFPLFEIYLTVKNGEYKQQAVYLKPISTDSGKFQQTSTEKSDIGSVDSLDSLLEGKSDLFTEERDDDSDLAGLAGLQNVPRDMIPVFKVKVLKVVSSGKVDKDFISKIIDQILEEEDDDDNDDTDLESSDREDIGDENKTEELGTDAREATNATEDQTGATTKLSVSVVKQEDVLRRRIVQVPARLEKRNNLSFSFYIEDDGEQHKTGRKRRVSQNKIAPHSVQHDSELVIPDLAKVIGSKKKVSLKIFKGDRKSSSNKVKEKAHRPLSGAIHFNRIMLPQTSDPLSGLYMGTYGINSEVLHLRRKFGSWQEDEASQKQRDLEFYEYVEAIRLTGDRNIPAGQVVFRAKVGKQNQLPHEGIIPKELGVVARYRGQGRISDPEFKNPHWVDGDLLILDGKFIKEGPVIAFFYWAPNFHLFEFFNRLSLPT
- the LOC109707443 gene encoding xyloglucan endotransglucosylase/hydrolase protein 9-like produces the protein MASRAAHRSSSLCALCYIAPLLTLATAANFTDLFEPYWAADHVAVLDGDGPVVELKLDNTSGCGFGSKNKYLFGQASMQIKLIEGDSAGTVTAFYMSSDGPNHDEVDFEFLGNVSGEPYLVQTNVYADGTGNREQRHSLWFDPTADFHTYSILWNRYHVRFLVDGIPIRMFPNKELQGIPFPKSQPMGVYASVWNANDWATQGGRVKTNWSHGPFVSAFRALDIDAGSPEPGPGEEAAHWWDAPEMSGLSPHQRRQLKWVRAKHLVYDYCRDSARFVQLPGECLG